In one Borrelia hispanica CRI genomic region, the following are encoded:
- a CDS encoding variable large family protein: MYCNVNSTSVNVLIKGIRGIFDLVITQGNEQTAKTNPVEYEKRILISCLMVQLNAGGSTENKHVATADTPIEVLNDTDMLKTIAGNNANVKKYYNTL, encoded by the coding sequence ATCTATTGTAATGTTAACTCTACAAGTGTAAATGTACTTATTAAAGGAATTAGAGGAATATTTGACTTGGTTATAACACAAGGAAATGAACAAACAGCTAAAACTAACCCTGTTGAATATGAAAAAAGAATATTAATAAGTTGTTTGATGGTACAACTGAATGCTGGCGGCAGTACTGAAAATAAACACGTAGCAACAGCAGATACACCTATAGAGGTATTAAATGACACTGATATGTTAAAAACTATTGCTGGTAATAATGCTAATGTTAAAAAATATTATAATACACTATAA
- a CDS encoding Vsp/OspC family lipoprotein, whose product MHKLVKSVDELAKAIGKKIQENTDTLGTDGAHNGSLVAGAFQMVLTIKTKLETLAALDGISSDLKTKVDDTKGKAESFISKVKTKHSDLGKEGVTDDHAKEAIDYKTKANGDKGAKELGELNTLIDTLLSFANKAVEASIAELVIKPTT is encoded by the coding sequence GTGCATAAATTAGTTAAGTCAGTTGATGAGCTGGCTAAAGCTATAGGGAAAAAAATTCAGGAGAACACCGATACTTTAGGTACTGATGGAGCTCATAATGGATCTTTAGTTGCAGGAGCGTTTCAAATGGTATTAACTATAAAGACTAAATTAGAAACGTTGGCAGCATTAGATGGAATTTCTAGTGATCTGAAAACAAAAGTTGATGATACTAAGGGTAAAGCTGAATCGTTTATATCTAAAGTGAAAACAAAACACTCTGATCTTGGTAAAGAGGGTGTTACTGATGATCATGCAAAAGAAGCAATAGATTACAAAACTAAGGCTAATGGAGATAAAGGAGCTAAGGAATTGGGGGAACTTAATACATTAATTGATACATTATTAAGTTTTGCTAATAAAGCAGTAGAGGCTTCGATTGCAGAGCTTGTAATCAAACCTACTACTTAA